Proteins encoded within one genomic window of Brachybacterium avium:
- a CDS encoding MarR family winged helix-turn-helix transcriptional regulator, with product MSSPGRGEETTEPIGSAAAGEEVAELAAELQRVLLVSSRILRSHTASEDVSAPQFSILAYLHRRGESTPSALAEFEHVSPPVMTRSLGRLEQAGLVRRATHPVDGRQVRVTLTEAGVQLVLAGREHRHTWLRHRLDGATPAQRAALRDASEALRELIIPPRE from the coding sequence GTGAGCTCGCCCGGCAGGGGAGAGGAGACCACGGAGCCGATCGGTTCCGCGGCAGCGGGCGAGGAGGTGGCCGAGCTCGCCGCCGAGCTGCAGCGGGTACTGCTGGTCTCCTCCCGGATCCTGCGCTCCCACACCGCTTCGGAGGACGTCTCCGCCCCACAGTTCTCGATCCTCGCCTATCTCCACCGGAGGGGGGAGTCGACGCCGAGCGCGCTCGCGGAGTTCGAACATGTGAGCCCGCCGGTGATGACGCGGAGCCTGGGCCGGCTCGAACAGGCAGGACTGGTGCGCCGCGCCACCCACCCGGTGGACGGGCGACAGGTCAGGGTCACGCTGACCGAGGCGGGCGTGCAGCTGGTGCTCGCGGGTCGGGAGCATCGCCACACCTGGCTGCGGCACCGGCTCGACGGCGCCACACCCGCGCAGCGCGCCGCCCTGCGCGACGCCTCCGAGGCGCTGCGCGAGCTGATCATCCCGCCGCGGGAGTGA
- a CDS encoding NCS2 family permease, whose translation MQQADPPSLTTPPAAVDSAPRSGLDRYFKISARGSTVGREIRGGLVTFFSMCYIVVLNPLIIGTVPDSTGMYLGGGAEPNLPAVAAGTALIAGLLSLVMGAWAKFPLALAAGLGLNAYLAYSVVSLPGMTWAGAMGMVLLEGVVILVLVLTGFRKAVFSAVPPFLKTAIAVGIGLFIAFLGLFNAKFVTTAAGTPVQLGNDGSLTGWPTFVFVAGLLLMLVLWIRKVPGAILIAIVSATVLSLVIEQVLHLGASAPAEGADPGNPGGWAMNVPAITGSPIQLPDFATLFTVDPIGGISAAGIIGAAVIVFSLLLADFFDTMGTMVGVASAADLLEEDGDIPHSQRILVVDSVAAIAGGVGGVSSNTSFVESTSGVAEGARTGLAAVVVGILFLLSTFLSPLVAMVPYEAATPALVMVGFLMMTQITDIDFTDVEVAVPAFLTIILMPFAYSITVGMGAGFVMYVLIRVVRGKARQVHWLMYLIALLFVVYFLRGAIEGILL comes from the coding sequence ATGCAGCAGGCCGATCCCCCCTCCCTCACCACGCCTCCCGCCGCGGTCGACAGCGCGCCCCGGTCCGGGCTGGACCGCTACTTCAAGATCTCCGCGCGGGGCTCCACGGTGGGCCGGGAGATCCGTGGAGGGCTCGTCACCTTCTTCTCGATGTGCTACATCGTGGTGCTGAACCCCCTGATCATCGGAACGGTCCCGGATTCCACCGGGATGTATCTCGGCGGAGGCGCTGAGCCGAATCTGCCGGCCGTCGCCGCCGGCACGGCGCTGATCGCCGGTCTGCTGAGCCTGGTGATGGGAGCCTGGGCGAAGTTCCCTCTCGCACTCGCCGCCGGGCTCGGACTGAACGCCTATCTCGCCTACTCCGTCGTCTCCCTGCCCGGCATGACCTGGGCCGGGGCCATGGGCATGGTGCTGCTCGAAGGCGTCGTGATCCTGGTGCTGGTGCTCACCGGGTTCCGCAAGGCGGTCTTCAGCGCTGTCCCGCCGTTCCTCAAGACCGCCATCGCCGTGGGCATCGGGCTGTTCATCGCCTTCCTCGGACTCTTCAACGCGAAGTTCGTGACCACCGCAGCCGGGACCCCCGTGCAGCTGGGCAACGACGGATCGCTGACCGGTTGGCCGACCTTCGTGTTCGTCGCCGGGCTGCTGCTGATGCTGGTGCTGTGGATCCGCAAGGTGCCGGGAGCGATCCTCATCGCGATCGTGAGCGCGACCGTGCTCTCCCTGGTCATCGAGCAGGTGCTGCACCTCGGGGCCTCCGCCCCGGCCGAGGGTGCGGATCCCGGCAATCCCGGGGGCTGGGCGATGAATGTCCCGGCGATCACGGGCTCGCCGATCCAGCTGCCCGACTTCGCCACGCTCTTCACCGTCGACCCGATCGGCGGCATCTCCGCTGCGGGCATCATCGGCGCAGCCGTCATCGTCTTCTCCCTGCTGCTGGCAGATTTCTTCGACACCATGGGCACGATGGTCGGAGTCGCCTCCGCCGCGGACCTCCTCGAGGAGGACGGCGACATCCCCCACTCCCAGCGCATCCTGGTCGTCGACTCGGTCGCCGCGATCGCGGGCGGCGTCGGCGGCGTCTCCTCCAACACGAGCTTCGTCGAATCCACCTCGGGAGTGGCCGAGGGCGCGCGGACCGGGCTCGCCGCCGTCGTCGTCGGCATCCTCTTCCTGCTCTCGACCTTCCTCTCGCCGCTGGTCGCGATGGTCCCCTATGAGGCGGCGACCCCGGCACTGGTGATGGTCGGCTTCCTGATGATGACCCAGATCACCGATATCGACTTCACCGACGTCGAGGTCGCGGTGCCCGCATTCCTCACGATCATCCTGATGCCCTTCGCCTACTCGATCACCGTCGGCATGGGCGCCGGCTTCGTGATGTACGTGCTCATCCGGGTGGTCCGCGGCAAGGCCCGCCAGGTCCACTGGCTGATGTACCTCATCGCGCTGCTGTTCGTCGTGTACTTCCTGCGCGGGGCGATCGAGGGCATCCTGCTGTGA